DNA sequence from the Methanolobus psychrophilus R15 genome:
GCAAGTCGATGCCTGAATATGAATATATAGGGTCATTGAAATAACGTTCGTAACTCAAATATATAACCGTTTGCATAGTTAAGAACAGATGAGGTTAATTAAGAACAAGGCTTAGTAGGCATTGCGAGTATGGGTCACTCGCAAGCCTAAGAAGAAATATTGGAGAACATCTCTCAATTGATCCACTCCCGTATTGCGGCTCATTTTCCCCACAACCCGCAATTCCTAGTGAGTTTTCAGAATATATAACCCAAACCTTACTTAACTTTAGTTAACAGCTCATTTTGATAATCGGTATTAAAATCGGGGATGTATATAAAGTTATACTAGTGATATAGTAACATAGATACTGATATTACTTCCTTTATATAAGTGACCTCTCGGAAAAGTTGATATCTGATCTACTTCTTAATGCAAGGGTGTGAACGTGTAGGCTTTGAATCCGTGCATGAACTCCTCCCTGAGGCTCTCAATCCTAAATATTAAGCTAGCAGCTCTAATACTATTTTCATTTTATGACAATTAGAGAAACTAAGAATTTTAAAAGACATAGACTCACAGAATCAAATAGACACATATTTATATTAATAGTTTTAATTATTAACTAGGCCGGGTTCATATCGTACCACCAAATCCAACCAACCAACAACCACCAAATTTTCATCCGGCCAACCTTTTCTGATATTCCCGCTCAATGAGTGGAGTCACTTAGCTGCAGCATAGTCAGAATCCCATGACAGTTACAGGTGGTTGCGATGAAAAAGGAGCTCTCTTTTATTCCCGGATGTTCCTGCGCAGTTTGCCTGAGGGTGAGAACATGCCCCATGACAGAAATCAGGTTTTGCTTTAGATCAATTCCTTTAATACCACCTATACCAGGCTTCATCTGGCAGCTCTCAAATACCTGGCCAGGATAAATCAAAGTCACTTCGCGGACATAGCTTGTGATGGTGCGGGGTTTCTCCCTGGCAAAGGTACGGCAATAACTTTCCTTGCCGGGACAGTTGTCCGGGCATATCTCCCCGGGTTGCGCGTATGAGAAGAATATAGCACCGTGTTCAGGATAACTCCCTGCGACAATGTCTTTTGGGAAGGCAGAGACAAGGCTTTCAAAGAAAAACATTATCTCCCCTTCATCCCTTGTGATGGAAAGCTTGCGCACAATCCCTCCTTGCCCAAAATCCAGAGCATCTGCCACTATGTCCGCTGCAGCATGGGATGTCACGGCAGGTATAATGAATTCAGGCAATCCGTGGGCCAGGAGAGAGAAGACATCATTCACATCCATCCGGTGAAAATAAGTATGCGATTCAGAAGTTATTTTTTCTTCAGTCTCTTTCCTTGCAGAAGGCTTCCGTGATGTATCCTTTTCCTGGCTGGCAGCCATGGACCTTATCGTATCAATAACACAACGCCTGTCATTTAATACAATCGCATTTAATGAAGCGGGTGCATTGGCATCAGCATCGATCACAAGTACAAAAGGGAAGCCCGCTTTCTTTGCGTATCTGAGGAAAGAATCCCCTATCTTCCCGCCGCCCAAGACGAGGTAGTATCCCCTGATCACAGGCAAAAATTCTAAAAGGCTTATCTTCGAATTGATCAGTTCCACCAGAGCAGGACACACTATATAGAGTATTAACCTGGCTTTTAAAAAGTTATCCTTTGCATGGAGGATTAAGGACAGAATCCATATGCCCTTTAAGATGAGCATGAATAGCTGCCACATTATTATCCTGCGGAAGCTTTTCCACGATCATGTCTATGTATCCCCGCTCCCTGACAAGACGCAAGGTCTCGGGAAAGTTGAGATCGAAAACCCATGAGAGCCTTGTAAGCCTCATGTCGTTGCAGGTCTTCACATTTGCAGTGCTTGCTATCCGGCAATTGAAGATGTCATCCAGCAGAGATTGCGAGTATTCAGGGATATCAGGCAGGCCCATATCCAGTGCAGGATTCGGGAAGGAATCCTTTTCAGAATAGTAATCTGTCAGGACTTTGAAGATATCCAGTTTGTCAGCATCCCTCACCAGTCTTGAGTGAAAAAGGCATTTACTGTCGAGACCATCAGGGATCCTGTACCTGTTGTGATTCCAGATCGCCTGATAGATCGTATCCTGCTGCTCAGGAGATAAAACAGAGAGTATTCCCGCCGATTTCAGAACCTTTACACCCAGAAGTGCATGGTCCTCGGATTCCGAATCCCTGAAGGTCCGGTATCTGGACAACTGCTCAAAGCGGCCGATATCATGGAAAAGTGCGATAGTCATGGCAAGGTAACGCTCTTCACAGTCCAGCTTTTCAGAAGCCGAGATCAATGAGGCATTCTTACATACTCTCAGACTGTGCCCTTCCTTGAGCTTGATGTTGCGGAGGATGAAACTGTCTTCCGAGTAGAAAGAACGTGCGTATTCCAGAAACCGCTTTTCAAGATCATCGAACTTATCTTCTATCATCTGGTAATGATTAACGTCTCGATCAGTATTGGATTTTTCTATGAAGATCGATTATCAATTTGATTGCACAGTATGTTTAAATAAGAGCAATAACAAAATTTGACATGTATACTAAGTGCGATGTCTTCCTTTTAAGGGCATCCATTTGTGTGATCTCAATGCTGCATATTTAAAGTGGGTTTAGTATGCTGCATTTGAAAGGGAGGAAACAATATGGTGGAAACAGCTATAACGAATAGTGTATATGGCCTGATAAACGCATTAATCGCTTTTATTCCGCTATTGATAGCCGTGATATTACTAATAATCATAGGCTGGATAGCAGGAAGAGCTCTGGGGAAAATCGGGTCTGCGATTCTTGACAAAATAGGGCTGGATGACCTTATAAACAGAACATCTATTGGAAGGATGATAGAAAGAACAGAATTTACTGTTGTGGAACTATTTGACGCAGTCATAAGATGGTTCGTTTATCTGGTATTTGCAGTCATTATTATAGACCTGCTACAGATACAGGTTGTGGCAGCCTTCATTACAGGCATAATCCTATACATCCCCTTGATACTCTCGGCATTGGCCGTACTGATAATAGGTTTACTTCTTGTCGATTTCCTGGCAGGCCTTGTCAAGAATGTATTGATTGCAACAGGTATTGATGAGCGCCTGGAAAGAACATCTGTCGGCAGTGGGATGAGAACCAGCGGAATAACTTTTTCAGGACTTATAGCCGGCATTGTGAAGGTTTTTGGTTACCTGATCTTCATAATGGCTGCACTGGACATCCTTAACCTGGTACTCATCGCAGGCATTGTTGCAGCCATGATAGCATACTTGCCAAGCCTGTTTGCAGGTGTCTTGATACTGGTCATTGGCCTTCTTGCGATAGACCTGTTCATGGATTATATTGGCAGCTTCATGAAGAACATGAGTGTCGAAGGCAGTGAGATATGGGTGCCTGCTCTTCGGGGCTTCCTTGCATTGGTGGTGATCCTGCTTGCCCTTGATGCAATGCTCATAGATACGAGCATATTCTATATTCTTCTCAACCCGCTTGCCTGGGGAGTTGCAATCGTGGTAGCATTCAAGTGGGGCATAAAGGATGCCATTGTGGCTTATGCGAGAGAGAAGAAACAGTAGAGCCAATTATAGGAAAGGAAGTAAAGATTATAGCATCAATGAAACACCTGGCCTGGCTTACTAAAGCCGGGCTTTTTTCTTTATCATTTGCCAGTCCTGGCAGAAGCCAGGATGGAAGCTTTTTTATATATTTACTCTTTCCTGTTATTATAGAGCAGGTAGGGACCCATTCATAATGAATATCAGTTTATCCGAAAGAGCAGCAAATATGCCGCCATTCCACGTTATGGAAGTACTTGAAAGAGCACAGGAACTGGAGAGAGAAGGTAGGAACATAATCCACCTTGAAATTGGGGAGCCTGATTTTCCTACTGCGCCACATGTATGCGAAGCTGCTGCTGCAGCGATGTGTTCAGGGAACACGAAGTACACCCACAGCCAGGGCGTTCCGGAGCTCAGGGAAGCTATAGTTGAGAACTACAGATATAAGTTTGGGGTCGTGATCAGCCCCGAGCAGGTAATTATCACATCTGGAACCAGTCCCGCCATGCTTTTGCTGTTCATCGCACTTATTAATCCCGGAGATGAAGTGATAATGTCAAACCCGCATTATGCATGCTATCCTAATTTCGTGAGAGCAGTGAGCGGAGTTCCGGACTTAATCTATACAGACAGGGAAAGCGGGTTTATACTGCAGCCGGAACAGGTTGCTGCGAGGATTAACAATAAAACAAAAGCGATACTTATCAACTCACCCTCCAACCCTACCGGCCATGTAATGCCCCAGGGAACACTCAGAGGGATGGCAGATGCCGCCGGGGATGTACCCATAATATCTGATGAGATATATCAGGGACTGGTATACGACGGCGAGGACCACACCATTCTTGAGTTCACAGATAATGCCTTTGTGCTTAATGGATTCTCCAAACTGTATGCCATGACAGGTTGGAGGTTGGGATATCTGATCGCTCCTAAAGCGTATGTTCGTACCTTGCAAAAGGTACAGCAGAACTTATTCATATCCACGAATGCCTTTGTGCAATATGCAGGTATCGCCGCGCTCCGAGGACCGCAGGATATGATAAAGGAGATGATCTCAACTTATGATGAGAGACGCCGCTATATGCTGAAACGCTTGAGAAGAATGGGATTTGAGGTAGAGGGCGAGCCCGGAGGAGCATACTACATACTTGCTGATGCCCGCCGATTCTCAGAGAATTCACTGGAGCTGAGCCGGAGAATACTTGAAGATACCGGTGTTGCAGTCACCCCTGGAATCGATTTTGGCGACGGTGCTGAAGGGTATCTGCGCTTTTCCTATGCGAACAGTATGGAGAAAATAGAAGAAGGAATGGACAGACTTCAGACATACCTTGCGGATTAAAACCGACACATCTATATAAGATAACATTGCCCATCATTACATACAATAGCTAATCCGAAAAACGGTAGGTTTTTATGACAACTGAAAGAACTGAAGATTACCTGAAAGCCATAGAAAAAGTTGTGGAACGAAAAGGTTATGCCCAGGTAAAGGACGTTTCAAGGGAACTGGAGCTCAGCTCACCCAGCGTTACCGGGATGTTCAAGAAACTTACCAAGCTCGGATACATAAACTATGAGAAGTATGGCGGTGTCACGCTTACCGAAGAAGGAGAGAGGATCGCCAAATGTACAATGGAAAAACACGGCGTCATAAGGGATTTCCTCTTACTGCTTGGACTTGACGAGGAAAATGCCAATCTTGACGCATGCAAGATAGAACATGTACTTGCACCCGAAACATTTGAGATCCTTACAAAGTTTGTTGAGTTCATTGATATGAGAAGTGAATGGCCATACTGGCTGGACCACTTCAGGCACTTTTACACTACAGGCGAATATATCGATTGCAAGCCGTCTCAAAAAGAAGATTGTCCGATACACGGGAACAATAAGAAGTAATTATTAACGGCAAAACTTAGCGATAATGCAATTGTGCACGGTATTAACGATAGTTACAGAGAGTGTATAGCATATTCACCCGGATTGTTTTGCATGCAGAAACATATTAGCTATCGAGATATTGCTATATATCAAAAGCATGATTACCGTATCAGAGATTCTGCTAGAAGAAGGAACTGCTTAAAATGTCCGAGATCACGCTTGACACGCTCAAACCCGGAGAACTGGCGAGGATAACCAAAGTACGTGTAAAAGGTCCTGCCAGAAGGAAGCTGTTAGACATGGGGATGGTCGCCGGTTCAGAAGTGGAACTTGTGAGAAAGGCACCACTAGGTGATCCTATCGAGTTCCAGATAAAGGGATATCACCTTTCAATAAGGAGAGAAGAGGCGAGTCAGATATTTGTTCAGATGATCGAGTGATGGAACCTGCCATTATCAGAAAAGACCTGCATACCGAAGTTACATGAATGAGGAACCTATGGAAAACACGAAAATCAGAGTTGCTCTTGCAGGGAATCCAAATGTGGGGAAGACCACATTGTTCAACGCAATAACCGGTTCCCGGCAGCATGTGGGCAACTGGCCCGGCGTTACGGTTGAGAAGAAAACAGGAGTGAGGACATACAGGGGATACGACATAGAGATCACAGACCTCCCTGGCACCTACAGCCTCACAGCATACTCACTGGATGAGATAGTTGCAAGAGACTATATCATAGAAGAAAAACCAGATATTGTTATCCAGATAGTTGACGCTTCAAATCTTGAGAGGAACCTCTACCTTACAACACAGTTAATGGAGCTTCATACAGAGATGATCATAGCTCTTAACATGTGTGACCTTGCTCTGGAAAGAGGCGATAAACTCTACATCGACAAGATGCAGGAAATCCTTGCAGCACCAGTAGTGCAGAC
Encoded proteins:
- a CDS encoding aspartate aminotransferase is translated as MNISLSERAANMPPFHVMEVLERAQELEREGRNIIHLEIGEPDFPTAPHVCEAAAAAMCSGNTKYTHSQGVPELREAIVENYRYKFGVVISPEQVIITSGTSPAMLLLFIALINPGDEVIMSNPHYACYPNFVRAVSGVPDLIYTDRESGFILQPEQVAARINNKTKAILINSPSNPTGHVMPQGTLRGMADAAGDVPIISDEIYQGLVYDGEDHTILEFTDNAFVLNGFSKLYAMTGWRLGYLIAPKAYVRTLQKVQQNLFISTNAFVQYAGIAALRGPQDMIKEMISTYDERRRYMLKRLRRMGFEVEGEPGGAYYILADARRFSENSLELSRRILEDTGVAVTPGIDFGDGAEGYLRFSYANSMEKIEEGMDRLQTYLAD
- a CDS encoding DtxR family iron (metal) dependent repressor gives rise to the protein MTTERTEDYLKAIEKVVERKGYAQVKDVSRELELSSPSVTGMFKKLTKLGYINYEKYGGVTLTEEGERIAKCTMEKHGVIRDFLLLLGLDEENANLDACKIEHVLAPETFEILTKFVEFIDMRSEWPYWLDHFRHFYTTGEYIDCKPSQKEDCPIHGNNKK
- a CDS encoding TM helix protein, translated to MVETAITNSVYGLINALIAFIPLLIAVILLIIIGWIAGRALGKIGSAILDKIGLDDLINRTSIGRMIERTEFTVVELFDAVIRWFVYLVFAVIIIDLLQIQVVAAFITGIILYIPLILSALAVLIIGLLLVDFLAGLVKNVLIATGIDERLERTSVGSGMRTSGITFSGLIAGIVKVFGYLIFIMAALDILNLVLIAGIVAAMIAYLPSLFAGVLILVIGLLAIDLFMDYIGSFMKNMSVEGSEIWVPALRGFLALVVILLALDAMLIDTSIFYILLNPLAWGVAIVVAFKWGIKDAIVAYAREKKQ
- a CDS encoding metal-dependent phosphohydrolase; protein product: MIEDKFDDLEKRFLEYARSFYSEDSFILRNIKLKEGHSLRVCKNASLISASEKLDCEERYLAMTIALFHDIGRFEQLSRYRTFRDSESEDHALLGVKVLKSAGILSVLSPEQQDTIYQAIWNHNRYRIPDGLDSKCLFHSRLVRDADKLDIFKVLTDYYSEKDSFPNPALDMGLPDIPEYSQSLLDDIFNCRIASTANVKTCNDMRLTRLSWVFDLNFPETLRLVRERGYIDMIVEKLPQDNNVAAIHAHLKGHMDSVLNPPCKG